A window from Mus caroli chromosome 2, CAROLI_EIJ_v1.1, whole genome shotgun sequence encodes these proteins:
- the LOC115032810 gene encoding basic proline-rich protein-like has translation MALASCMCKIRKELQASPPLFLTFVSAEVGSSRRLRDRVVRSGLGSRRDSTAARPRSRPPPLPEPAGSPEGARGAEPPAASHTPAGSRPPASTPALRFPPDPFSNMSPNLPRTVSAVRQRRMDSSHRPGRPPAVRHPPGKSHPAGAGAAGSTASGNGCHFPSSLRNSRTWGSLSASSSLMYVLWGSR, from the exons atgGCGCTCGCGAGCTGTATGTGCAAAATCCGCAAGGAATTGCA AGCCTCACCCCCTCTTTTTCTAACCTTTGTCTCTGCAGAGGTGGGCTCTAGTCGCCGGCTGCGGGATCGCGTGGTCCGCAGCGGCCTGGGCTCCCGCCGCGACTCCACCGCAGCTCGCCCCCGGTCGCGACCGCCGCCGCTTCCAGAGCCGGCGGGGAGCCCGGAAGGAGCACGGGGCGCCGAGCCACCCGCCGCCTCTCACACTCCAGCAGGGAGCCGACCGCCTGCTTCGACCCCGGCCCTGCGCTTCCCACCCGATCCCTTCAGCAACATGAGCCCAAACCTGCCGAGGACGGTGAGCGCAGTCCGGCAGCGCCGGATGGATTCCAGCCACCGTCCGGGCCGCCCGCCCGCAGTTCGGCACCCTCCGGGTAAGAGCCACCCTGCTGGCGCAGGAGCTGCCGGCTCCACCGCCTCGGGCAATGGGTGCCACTTCCCCAGCTCCCTGCGTAATTCAAGAACCTGGGGATCGCTCTCTGCATCCTCGTCCCTAATGTATGTCCTTTGGGGCTCGAGATAA